From the genome of Oryza glaberrima chromosome 1, OglaRS2, whole genome shotgun sequence:
GTATGGCCAGTATGTATTGAACCGGTTCTGCTCGGCTCTTACGGGCTACAGCTAGGTAGAGACCAATCAATCACGCACGCACTGGGACAGTACTCGCCGATGATTAGAAATCCACCCTGTGTTAGCACCACTGTTCATCATTCTGGTCGCTGCCAGCATGCGACAGTACTAGCAAATACTAGTGCCAAATTCTGCTAACTGTCCTACAGGAAACCACGGGTTTGCCATGAAGAAATTCAGATAATCTTGACTTGCTCGATGAATTCCCGTGGGCCTACAGACAGCATGAATGGGGTTTGGCTTCAACCAACCGCATCCATGTGCTGTGCCATCCTTCAGGTCTCGTACCACCGAACATCCGAACAGCAGTCAGATGTTGATACCGGAACCAACAACCATCAGTCCAACACAGGCGTTGCTCCCGTGAGCTCGCAGGCGGCGCGAAATCTTTACACGGGAGACAAGCGCGCAACGCAGATCAGCATAACGACGACGGGGACGAGAGCAAGCGGGTGCAGCCGCAGGCCCGCAGCGCAGCTCTGCTCCGAGTCGACAGGACGGTGCGCGCTACGGGCGAACCAAAACCAAGGCGCGATCCCGTGAACTGTCGACCCGCGCGGCCTCGTGCAGCGCCATGATGCGCCGCATGTCACCTTGATGAGAATTTTAAGCGGAGCATTGGCGGTTTGTTTAACACCAGCGCACACATCCCGGGCGCTAGATCTGTTTGCCTAGGTTGACGGGCTCCTTTGGCAGATCTGATCCTGTGCTGAATCTGGGGATGAGATCAGAAAAgctgcatgcatggatggatgtcCCTGACGGAAACATTGTTCGATGGCGCAGCATGGGCTGGGGGCGAAAGTGAAAGTATCCGATGACTCACGCACCGAACAAGTCAGAAAACGTGAGGTCGCCATGTGATGGCGTGCACATTGTTGGTAGACTCCACATGGGAACAGAGGTTAGACATGACGAATTGACGATTAGTGAGAAAGAGCTCTACAAAATACAGCGAGGGCTAGTCCAAAAGCCAAAAAGAAACATCCAACGTTCAAGCGCCGTCCAATTCCAATCGGAGGGCCCATCCTACGCCAAAAGTCAAAGCTGCTGTCATTCCACCGGACATAGGTTAATAACCGGAATATGACAGTAGCATTACACCACCACAAGTAGTTTACCCACTAATTACCACACCAGCTTAACACAGAACATCTAAACTAAACAAGATTAGCGCAACATTTTCAAAGGAAAATAGCGCGATGCCACCTGACGAAGGAGGACACGACGGCGGTAGTGCAGCGCCACTAGAGGAAGATGAAGCATTCCAAGGACACCAGCGGGTTGTCCAGCGACTCcttcccctcgccgtcgccgccggcgctggcggcgtCCGCAATGCTGGGCTCGCCGTCGGCGGTCATGGCGTCCTCTTCTGGctgcggaggtggtggaggcgggggctCGAGCGGAGAAGGAGGCGCTTCCTGCacccgccgcggcgacggcctcACCGGGACGGGCGGCTTCCGCTGGAGGGACGGGGCTGGGCTCGCGGCGCGGCGCTGCTCCGGTGTACGCTTcgctgccggcgacggcgacctccgCACTGAGCGGTCCCGTTGctcgcgccgcggcggaggggaCGCCGAGGCCCGGGCGCTGCGGGAGCGGACgccgtaggcggcggcggcggcgcggtcgcgcCGGGAAATGGCATGGGCCAGCTCGCCGGAGACGGACACCGGGCGCTTCCTCCTGGCCGGCTTCCCCGGCGACCGCTCTGGCCCGGTCACCGAGCTGGTCGCGACGGACGACTCGGACGCCGCCTCGGACCTATCGTCGGTGGCGAGCGACATGCAGCTACCAAGATCGCTCACCGTGACATCCGCATCGGCGCTAGGCTTCGGCGCCTGCTTCTCCGCCTCCGGCTCCTCCAAGACAGCCACATTGGCGACGGGCTTCGCCTCGGCCCTGACCTTAGCGCTCGGGGTCTCGGAGAGCACCTCCttgaccttctcctcctccggcaacggcggcgggggcggcgggtcGCGGGCCTCGGCCGGCGGCTTGCAGCGGCGGGAGAACACAGCTGCACTGGCCAGCTGCTTCCTGCGCTTCTTGCTGAAGCAGCAGCCCATGCCTTCCAGCTGCCACCGGCACACTAGCTAGGCGGCCATCTCCGGTGGTCGAGACCAGCGCGAAGGGTAGTGTGGTTGGTTGTTTGTGTCGGGAGGAGGGGTCTTGTGGCTCTCTAGTGTGCTTCGATTTGGGCGAGGTGGTTATGGCGATGCGAGGGGACTGAAACTGAAGGACTAGTGTGCAGCGAGTGAGTGGCAGGTTATTTATGAGTTTGATGGTGTTCGCTTAAAATGGTGGTAATAGGTACAGGGTACAGGGTACAGACTACAGTACCTGTGTACCACTCTGCCTGATCGTAATCACACATTATGCATTCTGTGTTTCTGTTTGGTGGAGTGGAGACGGTGAAAGCCTTTCTGAAGCGGGTATCTTTGGAAGTTCTAGCAAGGCAGTAAAATCATTCGCTTGTGATTTTGTGAAGGCACCGTTGATCGTTATGGATAGCACCATTATCGGTTCAGATAAAGATACACGTGTACCGCCCAATGACCAGTACGAGAGTACGAGTCAACAAACCAATACCGTACCGACTCGATCTAGAGCCACACCGAGTCACCGACGCAGTCGGGTAGCCATCAGGCCATCACCCATGCTTCGTACCGTAGCAGCAAGCCTACTCATATCACGTTGATGTGGAAATACAACGCCGGCGAGACGAAACTGCCCCTGTTCCTCGGATGCTACCACATCCTATTCCTACCCGTCCGCGTGCCAGTGGGTCGCATGCGTGTATGGTGGGTGGGGGTCCCCCGGATCTAAGGAGGGTTTTGGCACCTGTCAGGATTCCTTCGCCGTCCACCGCTGCACGACGCTGCTACAGTGT
Proteins encoded in this window:
- the LOC127767431 gene encoding formin-like protein 16; translated protein: MGCCFSKKRRKQLASAAVFSRRCKPPAEARDPPPPPPLPEEEKVKEVLSETPSAKVRAEAKPVANVAVLEEPEAEKQAPKPSADADVTVSDLGSCMSLATDDRSEAASESSVATSSVTGPERSPGKPARRKRPVSVSGELAHAISRRDRAAAAAYGVRSRSARASASPPPRREQRDRSVRRSPSPAAKRTPEQRRAASPAPSLQRKPPVPVRPSPRRVQEAPPSPLEPPPPPPPQPEEDAMTADGEPSIADAASAGGDGEGKESLDNPLVSLECFIFL